The following coding sequences are from one Phenylobacterium glaciei window:
- a CDS encoding endonuclease III domain-containing protein: protein MHIRLALPSDLAPTRDRLRSVLGPQRPEHQLDPVSQLIKSLLSARTYDEVSWAAFIRLRAAYPDWEALVHATQAELEPVIDPVTFADQKARQLPILIRVLLLKRGELNLDFLATEPVDEAMAWLMRLPGVGVKIAASVLNLSTMNRRALVVDTHVHRVARRLGLTGRTGDAREAYDSLMDQAPPEWQGEQFYELHWLLKGHGQSLCTHFDPACGLCALHEVCPRVGVSGDQERQVIAFDA, encoded by the coding sequence ATGCACATCCGACTCGCCCTCCCCTCCGATCTGGCGCCGACCCGGGACCGGCTGCGCAGCGTCCTGGGCCCGCAGCGGCCCGAACATCAGCTCGATCCGGTGTCGCAACTCATCAAGTCGCTGCTGAGCGCGCGTACCTATGACGAGGTGTCCTGGGCGGCCTTCATCCGGCTGCGGGCGGCCTACCCGGACTGGGAGGCCCTGGTCCACGCCACGCAGGCGGAGCTGGAGCCGGTGATCGATCCCGTCACCTTCGCCGACCAGAAGGCCCGCCAGCTGCCAATCCTGATCCGCGTGCTGCTGCTGAAGCGCGGTGAGCTGAACCTAGACTTTCTGGCCACCGAGCCGGTGGACGAGGCCATGGCCTGGCTGATGCGCCTGCCGGGCGTGGGGGTAAAGATCGCCGCCTCGGTGCTGAACCTCAGCACCATGAACCGCCGTGCCCTGGTGGTGGACACCCACGTTCACCGCGTTGCGCGCCGCCTGGGGCTCACGGGCCGCACCGGCGATGCGCGGGAGGCCTATGACAGCCTGATGGATCAGGCGCCGCCCGAGTGGCAGGGGGAGCAGTTCTACGAGCTCCATTGGCTGCTCAAGGGCCATGGCCAATCACTCTGCACCCACTTCGACCCCGCCTGTGGGCTCTGCGCCCTGCACGAGGTCTGCCCCCGGGTCGGCGTCTCCGGCGATCAGGAGCGCCAGGTCATCGCCTTCGACGCCTGA
- a CDS encoding L-lactate dehydrogenase, whose amino-acid sequence MTPASVSDYRELARSRLPPMFFEYIDGGSYAEVTLKRNVADMEAIALRQRVMRDMSQLDLSIETLGQKLAFPVGLSPVGMAGMYARRGEVQAAKAAASLGVPFCLSTVGVCSVEEVAASGAAPWFQLYMLKDRGYMAQLIARAKAAGCPVLVFTVDLPLPGSRYRDVRSGFTGSSGISGALNTAWQGVTHPDWLWDVWLHGRPHSLGSVANAVPKAGGVTDFLAWIAKNFDRSVTWADLDWVRKTWDGPIVIKGVLDPQDARDARSAGAQGLIVSNHGGRQLDGVRSSISALPAVADAVGSDLEVYLDGGIRSGLDVLKALSMGAKACFVGRAWAYALGAGGEKMVARMLGTLRSELSTAMVLTGCRNAREADKTLLDLAT is encoded by the coding sequence ATGACCCCGGCCTCGGTCTCCGACTATCGCGAGCTGGCGCGCAGCCGGCTGCCGCCGATGTTCTTCGAATATATCGACGGCGGCTCCTATGCCGAGGTCACCCTGAAGCGGAACGTCGCCGACATGGAGGCCATCGCCCTGCGCCAGCGGGTGATGCGCGACATGAGCCAGCTGGACCTGAGCATCGAGACCCTGGGCCAGAAGCTGGCCTTCCCGGTGGGCCTGTCGCCGGTCGGCATGGCCGGCATGTACGCTCGGCGCGGCGAGGTGCAGGCGGCCAAGGCCGCGGCCAGCCTGGGCGTGCCCTTCTGCCTGTCCACCGTTGGCGTCTGCTCGGTGGAGGAGGTGGCGGCCAGCGGCGCGGCGCCCTGGTTCCAGCTCTATATGCTCAAGGACCGTGGCTACATGGCGCAGCTGATCGCGCGGGCCAAGGCGGCCGGCTGCCCGGTCCTGGTCTTCACCGTCGACCTGCCGCTGCCCGGCTCGCGCTATCGTGATGTGCGATCGGGCTTCACCGGATCGAGCGGAATTTCCGGGGCGTTGAACACCGCCTGGCAGGGGGTGACCCATCCCGACTGGCTTTGGGACGTCTGGCTGCACGGCCGCCCCCACAGCCTGGGCAGCGTCGCCAATGCCGTGCCCAAGGCCGGCGGGGTCACCGACTTCCTCGCCTGGATCGCCAAGAACTTCGACCGCTCGGTGACCTGGGCCGACCTCGACTGGGTGCGCAAGACCTGGGACGGGCCCATCGTGATCAAGGGCGTGCTGGATCCGCAGGACGCCCGCGACGCCCGGTCGGCCGGCGCTCAGGGCCTTATCGTGTCGAACCATGGCGGCCGCCAGCTGGACGGCGTGCGCTCCTCGATCTCGGCCTTGCCGGCGGTGGCCGACGCGGTGGGGAGCGATCTGGAGGTCTATCTGGACGGCGGAATTCGCTCGGGCCTGGACGTGCTGAAAGCGCTCTCAATGGGCGCCAAGGCCTGCTTCGTCGGCCGGGCCTGGGCCTATGCCCTGGGGGCGGGCGGTGAGAAGATGGTGGCCCGCATGCTGGGAACCCTGCGCAGCGAGCTTTCGACGGCCATGGTGCTCACTGGCTGTCGCAATGCGCGGGAGGCGGACAAAACGCTTCTCGACCTCGCAACTTAG
- the gltB gene encoding glutamate synthase large subunit, whose protein sequence is MGAPERQGLYDPRNEHDACGVGFVANIKGRKSHEVVTAGLEILINLDHRGAVGADPLVGDGAGILIQMPDALLRDWAGKEGVTLPAPGDYAVAMCFMPQDDAARAVAVSQFEHFLKVEGQVFIAWRDVPVDTTGLGEAVLAEMPVIRQAIVGRGPGTKDQDAFERKLLTIRKQLQNPLAELALKKNLPGLTQLYLPSFSTRTVVYKGLLLAHQVGAFYTDLINPLTESALALVHQRFSTNTFPSWKLAHPYRFIAHNGEINTVRGNVNWMNARRRTLESDLLGPDLNKMWPLIPHGQSDTACLDNALELLVAGGYPLAHAVMMLIPEAWAGNPLMDPKRKAFYEYHAALMEPWDGPAAVAFTDGRQIGATLDRNGLRPARFVITDQDHVIMASEMGVLVVPEERVVRKWRLQPGKMLLIDMEEGRIIEDEEIKASLADAEPYADWLAQTQFKLEDLPEAPAAEALLGNDPNHLLDRQQAFGYTQEDLSFFLEPMAQTGEDPIGSMGGDIPIAVLSKRAKLLYDYFKQNFAQVTNPPIDPIREELVMSLVSMIGPRPNLLGRQAGTHKRLEVSQPILTNEDLAKIRAISELLDGAFRTATLDATWAAEEGPAGLERALDRLCREATDNVLADMNILILSDRATSSDRIAIPAALATAAVHHHLIRQGLRMQTGLVIETGEAREVHHFCVLAGYGAEAVNPYLAFETLENLRVANGYSLSAYDVRKNYIKAVGKGVLKVMSKMGISTYQSYCGAQIFDAVGLNSTVIEQYFTGTATTIEGIGLYQIAEEAVRRHRDAFGDNPIYASMLDVGGTYAFRLRGEEHAWTPETVGQLQHAVRGNLPDAYKAFAAGINEQSQRLLTIRGLMRFKLAETPLSLDQVEPASEIVKRFATGAMSFGSISREAHTTLAMAMNRIGGKSNTGEGGEESDRFKPLPNGDSMRSAIKQVASGRFGVTTEYLVNADDIQIKMAQGAKPGEGGQLPGHKVDANIARVRHSTPGVGLISPPPHHDIYSIEDLAQLIHDLKNANSKARISVKLVSEVGVGTVAAGVAKARADHITISGFEGGTGASPLTSLTHAGSPWEIGLAETQQTLLLNGLRTRVAVQADGGLRTGRDVAVAALLGADEFGFATAPLIAAGCIMMRKCHLNTCPVGVATQDPILRARFTGQPEHVINYFFFVAEELREIMASLGFATMNEMIGQVSRLDMREAVDHWKASGVDLSKILHEVQPGEPKGLWNQDRQDHGLDKALDNTLIADAKDALANRTPMRGEYPIKNINRTVGAMLSGEVARAYGHAGLPEDTISLTFHGAAGQSFGAFAARGVSLELIGDGNDYVGKGLSGGRVVVRQPKESRRDPTQNIIVGNTVLYGAIAGEAYFQGVAGERFAVRNSGAVTVVEGTGDHGCEYMTGGVVVVLGDTGRNFAAGMSGGIAYVYDPKGRFTPLCNPAMVDIEKVSPASGGAEDAGRPSQRSISVENNGMGDMLAFDAERLKILVERHLLYTGSARAREILENWDTCLTSFVKVMPKDYRRALTDMAAERLAAAAVAAE, encoded by the coding sequence ATGGGAGCTCCGGAACGGCAAGGTCTGTACGACCCGCGCAATGAACACGATGCGTGCGGTGTGGGGTTTGTGGCCAATATCAAGGGCCGCAAATCGCATGAGGTCGTGACCGCCGGGCTGGAAATCCTGATCAACCTCGACCACCGCGGCGCGGTCGGCGCCGATCCGCTGGTGGGCGACGGCGCCGGGATTCTGATTCAGATGCCCGACGCCCTGCTGCGCGACTGGGCCGGCAAGGAAGGCGTCACCCTGCCGGCGCCGGGCGACTATGCCGTGGCCATGTGCTTCATGCCGCAGGACGACGCCGCGCGGGCCGTGGCGGTCAGCCAGTTCGAGCACTTCCTGAAGGTCGAGGGCCAGGTCTTCATCGCCTGGCGCGACGTGCCCGTCGACACCACGGGCCTGGGCGAGGCCGTGCTGGCCGAGATGCCGGTGATCCGTCAGGCCATCGTCGGCCGCGGCCCCGGGACCAAGGACCAGGACGCCTTCGAACGGAAGCTGCTGACCATCCGCAAGCAGCTGCAGAACCCGCTGGCCGAGCTGGCGCTGAAGAAGAACCTGCCGGGCCTGACCCAGCTGTACCTGCCGTCGTTCTCGACGCGGACGGTGGTCTATAAGGGCCTGCTTCTCGCCCACCAGGTTGGCGCCTTCTACACCGACCTGATCAACCCGCTGACGGAGTCGGCCCTGGCGCTGGTCCACCAGCGCTTCTCCACCAACACCTTCCCGTCCTGGAAGCTGGCGCACCCCTACCGGTTCATCGCCCACAACGGCGAGATCAACACCGTGCGCGGCAACGTCAACTGGATGAACGCCCGCCGCCGCACGCTGGAAAGCGATCTGCTGGGCCCCGACCTCAACAAGATGTGGCCGCTGATCCCGCACGGCCAGTCCGACACCGCCTGCCTGGACAACGCCCTGGAACTGCTGGTGGCCGGCGGCTATCCGCTGGCCCACGCTGTCATGATGCTGATCCCGGAAGCCTGGGCCGGCAATCCGCTGATGGATCCCAAGCGCAAGGCTTTCTACGAGTACCATGCCGCCCTGATGGAGCCGTGGGACGGCCCCGCCGCCGTGGCCTTCACCGACGGTCGCCAGATCGGCGCCACGCTGGACCGCAACGGCCTGCGTCCCGCCCGCTTCGTCATCACCGACCAGGACCATGTGATCATGGCCTCGGAGATGGGCGTGCTGGTGGTTCCGGAAGAGCGCGTGGTGCGCAAGTGGCGCCTTCAGCCCGGCAAGATGCTGCTGATCGACATGGAGGAAGGCCGGATCATCGAGGACGAGGAGATCAAGGCCTCCCTCGCCGACGCCGAGCCCTATGCCGATTGGCTGGCCCAGACCCAGTTCAAGCTGGAGGACCTGCCTGAGGCCCCGGCCGCCGAAGCCCTGCTGGGCAACGACCCGAACCACCTGCTGGATCGCCAGCAGGCCTTTGGCTACACCCAGGAGGACCTGTCCTTCTTCCTGGAGCCCATGGCCCAGACCGGCGAGGACCCCATCGGCTCGATGGGCGGCGACATTCCGATCGCGGTTTTGTCCAAGCGCGCCAAGCTGCTCTACGACTACTTCAAGCAGAACTTCGCCCAGGTCACCAACCCGCCCATCGACCCGATCCGCGAAGAGCTGGTGATGAGCCTGGTCTCGATGATCGGCCCGCGTCCGAACCTGCTGGGCCGGCAGGCCGGCACCCACAAGCGGCTGGAGGTTTCCCAACCGATCCTCACCAATGAGGACCTGGCCAAGATCCGCGCCATCAGCGAGCTGCTGGACGGCGCCTTCCGCACCGCCACCCTCGACGCCACCTGGGCGGCCGAGGAAGGCCCCGCGGGCCTGGAACGCGCGCTCGACCGTCTGTGCCGCGAGGCCACCGACAACGTCCTGGCCGACATGAACATCCTGATCCTGTCGGATCGGGCCACGTCGAGCGACCGGATCGCCATCCCCGCCGCCCTGGCCACGGCGGCGGTGCACCACCACCTGATCCGTCAGGGCCTGCGTATGCAGACCGGCCTGGTGATCGAGACCGGCGAAGCCCGCGAAGTGCATCACTTCTGCGTCCTGGCCGGCTACGGCGCCGAGGCCGTGAACCCCTATCTCGCCTTCGAGACCCTGGAGAACCTGCGGGTCGCCAACGGCTACAGCCTGTCGGCCTATGACGTCCGCAAGAACTACATCAAGGCGGTGGGCAAGGGCGTGCTGAAGGTGATGTCCAAGATGGGCATCTCCACCTACCAGTCCTATTGCGGCGCTCAGATCTTCGACGCCGTGGGCCTGAACTCCACGGTGATCGAGCAGTACTTCACCGGCACCGCCACGACGATCGAAGGCATCGGCCTCTATCAGATCGCCGAGGAGGCCGTGCGCCGCCACCGCGACGCCTTCGGCGACAATCCGATCTACGCCTCCATGCTGGACGTCGGCGGCACCTACGCCTTCCGCCTGCGCGGCGAGGAACACGCCTGGACGCCGGAAACCGTTGGCCAGCTGCAGCATGCCGTGCGCGGCAACCTGCCGGACGCCTACAAGGCCTTCGCCGCCGGCATCAACGAACAGTCCCAGCGTCTGCTGACCATCCGCGGCCTGATGCGCTTCAAGCTGGCGGAGACCCCGCTGAGCCTCGACCAGGTCGAACCGGCCAGCGAGATCGTCAAGCGCTTCGCCACCGGCGCCATGAGCTTCGGCTCCATCAGCCGCGAAGCCCACACGACCCTGGCCATGGCCATGAACCGGATCGGCGGCAAGTCGAACACCGGGGAAGGCGGCGAGGAATCCGACCGCTTCAAGCCTCTGCCCAACGGCGACTCCATGCGCTCGGCCATCAAGCAGGTGGCCTCGGGACGCTTTGGGGTGACCACCGAGTACCTGGTCAACGCCGACGACATCCAGATCAAGATGGCTCAGGGCGCCAAGCCCGGGGAGGGCGGCCAGCTGCCCGGTCACAAGGTGGACGCCAATATCGCCCGCGTGCGGCACTCCACGCCTGGCGTCGGCCTGATCTCGCCGCCGCCGCACCACGACATCTATTCCATTGAGGACCTGGCCCAGCTCATCCACGACCTGAAGAACGCCAACTCCAAGGCCCGCATCTCCGTGAAGCTGGTGTCGGAAGTGGGCGTCGGAACGGTGGCGGCCGGCGTGGCCAAGGCGCGCGCCGACCACATCACCATCTCAGGCTTTGAAGGCGGCACCGGGGCCTCGCCCCTGACCTCGCTCACCCACGCCGGCTCCCCCTGGGAGATCGGCCTGGCCGAGACCCAGCAGACCCTGCTGCTGAACGGCCTGCGCACCCGCGTGGCGGTCCAGGCCGACGGCGGCCTGCGCACCGGCCGTGACGTGGCCGTCGCCGCCCTGCTCGGGGCCGACGAGTTCGGGTTCGCCACCGCGCCGCTGATCGCGGCCGGCTGCATCATGATGCGCAAGTGCCACCTGAACACCTGCCCCGTCGGCGTGGCGACCCAGGACCCGATCCTGCGCGCCCGGTTCACCGGCCAGCCCGAGCACGTGATCAACTACTTCTTCTTCGTCGCCGAAGAGCTGCGCGAGATCATGGCCAGCCTCGGCTTCGCGACGATGAACGAGATGATCGGCCAGGTGAGCCGCCTGGACATGCGCGAGGCGGTCGACCACTGGAAGGCCAGCGGCGTCGACCTGTCGAAGATCCTGCACGAGGTTCAACCCGGCGAGCCCAAGGGCCTGTGGAACCAGGACCGCCAGGACCACGGCCTGGACAAGGCGCTGGACAACACCCTGATCGCCGACGCCAAGGACGCCCTGGCCAACCGCACGCCCATGCGCGGCGAGTATCCGATCAAGAACATCAACCGCACGGTCGGCGCCATGCTCTCGGGCGAGGTGGCCCGCGCCTATGGCCACGCCGGCCTGCCGGAAGACACCATCTCCCTGACCTTCCACGGGGCGGCGGGCCAGAGCTTCGGCGCCTTCGCCGCCCGAGGCGTCAGCCTGGAACTGATCGGCGACGGCAACGACTATGTGGGCAAGGGGCTGTCGGGCGGCCGGGTGGTCGTGCGTCAGCCCAAGGAAAGCCGCCGCGATCCGACCCAGAACATCATCGTCGGCAATACCGTGCTCTACGGCGCCATCGCCGGCGAAGCCTATTTCCAGGGCGTGGCCGGTGAACGCTTCGCCGTCCGCAACTCCGGCGCCGTCACGGTGGTGGAGGGTACGGGCGACCACGGCTGTGAATACATGACCGGCGGCGTGGTGGTGGTGCTGGGGGACACCGGGCGCAACTTCGCGGCCGGTATGTCGGGCGGCATCGCCTATGTCTACGATCCCAAGGGCCGCTTCACCCCGCTGTGCAACCCCGCGATGGTGGACATCGAGAAGGTGTCCCCGGCCAGCGGCGGCGCCGAGGATGCGGGCCGTCCCAGCCAGCGGTCCATCTCGGTGGAGAACAACGGCATGGGCGACATGCTGGCCTTCGACGCCGAGCGCCTGAAGATCCTGGTGGAACGCCACCTGCTCTATACGGGCAGCGCGCGGGCCAGGGAGATCCTGGAAAACTGGGACACCTGCCTGACCTCCTTCGTGAAGGTCATGCCCAAGGACTATCGCCGGGCGCTCACCGATATGGCCGCCGAGCGTCTGGCGGCCGCCGCCGTCGCCGCCGAATAG
- a CDS encoding glutamate synthase subunit beta yields MGKPTGFLEIERQDRGYEKPQDRLRNWKEFVHPLPQESLNKQAARCMDCGIPFCHTGCPVNNQIPDFNNLVYREQWKTALENLQSTNNFPEFTGRVCPAPCEASCTLNIIDTPVTIKTIECAIVDKGWEEGWITPQMSPRGTGKRVAVVGSGPAGMACAQQLARAGHATTVFEKSDRIGGLLRYGIPDFKMEKHLIDRRVAQMEAEGVIFRTNMEIGVSVSVQRLLDDYDVLVMAGGAENPRDLEVTGRELDGIHYAMDFLVQQNKRNAGDDELRAAPTGAISATGKHVVVIGGGDTGSDCIGTSNRHGAASVTQLEIMPEPPARENKFMTWPDWPLKLRTSSSHEEGCERDFAVATKRAIGSNGKIEALECVRMEWAPGADGRQVLKEVEGSAFQLKADLVLLAMGFVSPKHNAFTEQAGVEIDPRGNVKAPVTDYKTSTPNIFSCGDMRRGQSLVVWAIREGRQCAQAVDTFLMGASKLPR; encoded by the coding sequence ATGGGCAAGCCCACCGGCTTCCTGGAAATCGAGCGCCAGGATCGTGGCTATGAAAAGCCGCAGGACCGTCTTCGCAACTGGAAGGAATTCGTCCATCCGCTGCCGCAGGAGAGCCTGAACAAGCAGGCTGCGCGCTGCATGGACTGCGGGATTCCGTTCTGCCACACCGGCTGTCCGGTGAATAACCAGATCCCCGACTTCAACAACCTGGTCTATCGCGAGCAGTGGAAGACGGCGCTGGAGAACCTCCAGTCCACCAACAACTTCCCGGAGTTCACCGGCCGCGTCTGCCCCGCCCCCTGCGAGGCGTCCTGCACCCTGAACATCATCGACACGCCGGTCACCATCAAGACCATCGAGTGCGCCATCGTCGACAAGGGATGGGAAGAGGGCTGGATCACGCCGCAGATGTCGCCGCGCGGCACCGGCAAGCGCGTCGCGGTGGTGGGCTCTGGCCCCGCCGGCATGGCCTGCGCCCAGCAACTGGCCCGCGCCGGCCACGCCACCACGGTGTTCGAAAAGAGCGACCGCATCGGGGGGCTGCTCCGCTACGGCATTCCCGACTTCAAGATGGAAAAGCACCTCATCGACCGCCGCGTGGCGCAGATGGAGGCCGAAGGCGTCATCTTCCGCACCAATATGGAGATCGGCGTCTCGGTCTCGGTCCAGCGCCTGCTGGACGACTATGACGTGCTGGTGATGGCGGGCGGGGCCGAAAACCCGCGCGACCTGGAGGTCACCGGCCGCGAACTGGACGGCATCCACTACGCCATGGATTTCCTGGTCCAGCAGAACAAGCGCAACGCCGGCGACGACGAACTGCGCGCCGCGCCCACCGGCGCCATATCCGCCACCGGCAAGCATGTGGTGGTGATCGGCGGCGGCGACACCGGCTCCGACTGCATCGGCACCTCCAACCGCCATGGCGCGGCCTCGGTGACCCAGCTGGAAATCATGCCCGAGCCCCCGGCCCGGGAGAACAAGTTCATGACCTGGCCGGACTGGCCGCTCAAGCTGCGCACCTCGTCCAGCCACGAAGAAGGCTGCGAGCGCGACTTCGCCGTGGCCACCAAGCGGGCCATCGGCTCCAACGGCAAGATCGAGGCCCTGGAGTGCGTGCGGATGGAGTGGGCCCCAGGCGCCGACGGCCGTCAGGTGCTGAAGGAAGTCGAAGGCAGCGCTTTCCAGCTGAAGGCCGACCTCGTCCTGCTGGCCATGGGCTTCGTCTCGCCCAAGCATAACGCCTTCACCGAGCAGGCCGGGGTCGAGATCGACCCGCGAGGCAACGTCAAAGCCCCGGTCACCGACTACAAGACCTCGACGCCCAACATCTTCTCCTGCGGCGACATGCGGCGCGGCCAGTCCCTGGTGGTCTGGGCGATCCGCGAGGGCCGTCAGTGCGCCCAGGCCGTGGATACCTTCCTGATGGGCGCGAGCAAGCTGCCGCGCTGA
- a CDS encoding amidohydrolase, which yields MRLKFACLALIAGLAVTSAAQAADLLIFGGPIYTGLEAQPKVEALVVKDGKVAFTGALADARKAAGKAQSIDLKGAAAYPGFVDAHAHLMGIGFREMTLNLEGTLSIAEMTAKVKAWSLAHPGPEVLSGRGWIETHYPEKRFPNRADLDAVVSDRPVVLGRSDGHALVVNSKMLALAGITRDTPDPAGGQILRDAKGEPTGMLVDNAKSLVTSKVPPPSEAQMREAARRAVDLYASRGWTGLHSVSVAAKDVAILKDMAAAGTLPIRVDNFMDLSSQGTLLTTGPSADPTGLVRVDGVKMYMDGALGSRGAALLAPYDDAPGTGLLLTPPDVIAKTLAAARKSHAQIAIHAIGDRGNRLVLDAFETAFDGDPAQLRAARWRIEHAQVLSPGDLPRFADLGVIASMQPSHAIGDLYFAPARLGEARLKGAYAWHDLWASGAHMAAGTDAPVEKGDPLVEFYAATYRHDLKGFAGPDWGLDEVLTRPQALAMITKGAAYAVFREKDLGDLAVGKAADISVFSVDLMTAPFPDIAKAHAVMTVVGGKVVYRAR from the coding sequence ATGCGCCTGAAGTTTGCCTGCCTCGCCCTGATTGCTGGCCTCGCCGTGACCAGCGCCGCCCAGGCCGCCGACCTGCTGATCTTCGGCGGTCCGATCTATACCGGCCTGGAGGCTCAGCCGAAGGTCGAGGCCCTGGTGGTCAAGGACGGCAAGGTGGCTTTCACCGGCGCCCTGGCTGACGCCCGCAAGGCGGCGGGCAAGGCGCAGTCCATCGACCTGAAGGGCGCCGCGGCCTATCCCGGCTTCGTCGACGCCCACGCCCACCTCATGGGCATCGGCTTCCGCGAAATGACCCTGAACCTGGAGGGCACGCTCTCCATCGCCGAGATGACCGCCAAGGTGAAGGCCTGGTCGCTGGCCCATCCGGGGCCGGAGGTGCTGTCGGGCCGCGGCTGGATCGAGACCCATTATCCGGAGAAGCGCTTCCCCAACCGCGCCGACCTCGACGCCGTGGTCTCCGACCGCCCGGTGGTGCTGGGCCGCTCCGACGGCCACGCCCTGGTGGTCAATTCCAAGATGCTGGCCCTGGCCGGCATCACCCGCGACACCCCAGATCCCGCCGGCGGCCAGATCCTGCGCGACGCCAAGGGCGAGCCCACCGGCATGCTGGTGGACAACGCCAAGTCGCTCGTCACCTCCAAGGTCCCGCCGCCGTCTGAGGCCCAGATGCGGGAGGCCGCCAGGCGTGCCGTCGACCTCTACGCCTCCCGTGGCTGGACCGGCCTGCACAGCGTCAGCGTCGCGGCCAAGGACGTGGCCATTCTCAAGGACATGGCCGCCGCCGGGACCCTGCCGATCCGGGTGGACAACTTCATGGACCTGTCCAGCCAGGGGACCCTGCTGACCACCGGGCCGTCCGCAGATCCCACCGGCCTGGTGCGGGTGGACGGCGTCAAGATGTACATGGATGGCGCGCTGGGCTCGCGGGGCGCGGCCCTGCTGGCGCCCTACGACGACGCCCCGGGGACCGGCCTGCTGCTGACCCCGCCCGACGTGATCGCCAAGACCCTGGCCGCGGCGCGCAAGTCCCACGCCCAGATCGCCATCCACGCCATCGGCGACCGCGGCAACCGCCTGGTGCTGGACGCCTTCGAGACTGCCTTCGACGGCGACCCGGCCCAGCTGCGGGCCGCCCGCTGGCGTATCGAACACGCCCAGGTGCTATCACCCGGCGACCTGCCGCGTTTCGCCGACCTTGGCGTCATCGCTTCGATGCAGCCCTCCCACGCCATCGGCGACCTCTATTTCGCCCCGGCCCGTCTGGGGGAGGCCCGGCTGAAGGGCGCCTATGCCTGGCATGACCTCTGGGCCAGTGGCGCCCACATGGCCGCCGGCACCGACGCGCCGGTGGAGAAAGGCGACCCCTTGGTGGAGTTCTATGCCGCCACCTACCGGCATGACCTGAAGGGCTTCGCTGGTCCCGACTGGGGCCTCGACGAGGTGCTGACCCGGCCCCAGGCGCTCGCCATGATCACCAAGGGCGCAGCCTATGCCGTGTTCCGCGAAAAGGACCTAGGCGATCTGGCGGTCGGCAAGGCCGCGGACATCTCGGTCTTCTCGGTAGACCTGATGACCGCCCCGTTCCCCGACATCGCCAAGGCCCACGCGGTGATGACGGTAGTGGGTGGCAAGGTGGTCTATCGGGCCAGGTAG
- a CDS encoding isopenicillin N synthase family dioxygenase: MEPLPVIEMSALFDRGDAAGRARVAGEITAACEAHGFFYLTGHGVSLETLADLEAQSRRFFALPEAEKLQIDMARGGRAWRGFFPVGGELTSGVPDLKEGLYLGTDLAADHPRLKARLPLHGANLWPAALPELKVAAEAYMAGATRAAAALMEGFSLSLGLDDDYFRDAYTREPTVLFRIFHYPARGPGEGDWSRSWGVGEHTDYGLLTLLAQDAFGGLQVKAPGGWIEAPPIEGALVCNIGDMLERLTGGRYRSTPHRVRNVSGHDRLSFPLFFDPDFTAKMAPLPGIAVTTGADGRWDGASVHDFDGTYGDYLLGKVAKVFPNLVDEALG; encoded by the coding sequence ATGGAGCCCCTCCCGGTCATCGAGATGAGCGCCCTGTTCGACCGCGGCGACGCGGCCGGCCGGGCGCGGGTGGCGGGGGAGATCACGGCCGCCTGCGAGGCGCACGGGTTCTTTTACCTGACGGGCCATGGCGTCAGCCTCGAAACCCTGGCGGACCTGGAGGCTCAGAGCCGGCGGTTCTTCGCCCTCCCCGAGGCGGAGAAGCTGCAGATCGACATGGCGCGTGGCGGCCGCGCCTGGCGGGGCTTCTTCCCGGTGGGCGGCGAGCTGACCTCGGGCGTGCCAGACCTGAAGGAGGGCCTCTATCTGGGGACTGACCTCGCGGCCGACCATCCTCGCCTGAAGGCCCGCCTGCCCTTGCACGGCGCGAACCTCTGGCCCGCCGCCCTGCCCGAGCTGAAGGTCGCCGCCGAGGCCTATATGGCCGGCGCGACACGGGCGGCGGCGGCGCTGATGGAGGGCTTTTCCCTCAGCCTGGGGCTCGATGACGACTACTTCCGCGACGCCTACACCCGTGAGCCGACGGTCCTGTTCCGCATTTTCCACTATCCGGCGCGCGGGCCCGGCGAGGGTGACTGGAGCCGGTCCTGGGGCGTGGGAGAACACACCGACTACGGGCTGCTGACCCTGCTGGCGCAGGACGCGTTCGGCGGCCTGCAGGTCAAGGCGCCGGGCGGCTGGATCGAGGCCCCGCCCATCGAGGGCGCCCTGGTCTGCAACATCGGCGACATGCTGGAGCGGCTGACCGGCGGCCGCTACCGCTCGACGCCGCACCGGGTGAGGAACGTAAGCGGCCATGACCGCCTGTCCTTCCCGCTGTTCTTCGATCCCGACTTCACCGCGAAAATGGCGCCCCTCCCCGGCATCGCCGTCACCACTGGCGCAGACGGCCGATGGGACGGCGCCAGCGTGCACGACTTCGACGGGACCTATGGCGACTACCTGCTCGGCAAGGTCGCCAAGGTGTTTCCGAACCTGGTGGACGAGGCGCTGGGCTAG